The genomic DNA AAACGCACCCGCACCTTCACGGCACGCCCAGTATCCACAAGCCAGCTATACCGCGTTCTTTCTTCCAGCACGGCCAGCAGGTCAGCAAAACGCTTCTCAGACACGGGTTCGCCCTCCGCCAACTGTGTCATGCCCTCCATGCGGAACTTCATGATCCCTTTGCCGCCCGCGTGACCCAGCACATACCAGCGCCCGTATTGATGATCATAGATGACTTGCAAGGGAAGAATGGTGTGTTCACGTCCTTCGGTTTCTTTTTCAAACAGAGGATTCGTGTTCTGTGAACCGTATATGCTTTGTTTGGCCGCCGAAAAATACAAAAAAGTCACACAGCGACGTTGTCGAATGGCATGAAGAAGCGGATGAACATGTGCCTCATCCAGAATACGCGAGTAATAATGGTATTTGTATAAAAAAGGTTCTGCAATCTCCTGAGCCCCGGCTTGACGGCGCATGGCTTTTTTTAAATGATCTCGCAGCAAATATCCCTGTACAGAAGGAAGCTGCGTATTCGCCATAACGTCTACAAAGTCATACAGGTCCAGTAATTCCTCGTCCGTCAGTTCAGTGACCAGATCATTGCGGACAGCATAGCGATAAGGTCTGCCTCCAGGTTCCTTGCGAACCACGCCGACCTCGACGAGATATTTCAGGTCTGAACGGATCGTTTTTTCATCAGGCAATGCACTGTAAGCAGGCAATCCCTCGCAGCATGCATCCAGCAGCTCCATAGTGGTCAATGGTTGTGACTGTAGAGCTGTCAGCAGAAGGGCCAGGCGAACGCTTTCCGTTTCCTTGAGCGATTTGGCCCGAAACAGGAATAACAATAGCGGATCAGCCGATTCATAGTAGTTCAAGCGCAGCATTTCATTGAAGTCGTGTCCTTGTTCCGCTGGTAACTGCTGCTGCACAGATTGAACGATTTCTTTGAGACGCCGGATTGTTTTGTCAAAGGTATGTACCGAAATGCCCAGTCTGTCTGCAAATTGCTGCCGATTATAAGCGCCGCTCGTCAGTGTCAGCATGCGCAGAAATTGAATTTCTTTATCAAAGCTCTCTCTCGCCATGATGAATTCCCCGTTCTTGTTGCCGTTCTCCGAAAATAAGTATCCCTTTATTCTAACAGGGAAGAGATGCAGGAAAAAGGGAATTTATTTATCTTTGTAATACTTTCACCATGTTCACGACTTCCCAAATCATGGATCATAGGGATATAAGGTTGTCACAATGAGCAAAGAAGCAATACATAAGAGAAGGGTGATCCAACATCTAAGCTTTGTTTCCGCCTCTCAAAATTTGAAAGGCGGAGCAAGCGGTCAACAAATCAACGACGAAACGTTTATCCTTTGACTGGAGCATATAGGAAAAATTTGTAGCTTACAACCGCTGTTTGTTCCTGTATCCAGACTGCATATGGCTCCGTGCGTCGTGCTCAACACGAACCCGATCGCACACCACCATACGCTGAGCCGATACCTGCAGAGTGGCGTGGTGTGGACTATTGGACGCTTGTACTTCCTCAAAGAGCCCTTGATTGCGGATGCTCCGACTATTCTAAAACTTTTCTAGCCATGATAGGGCTATGTTAACTTGTGAGGCGGCTGAAGATACGGCGGATACGGTTAAACTGTCACCGGGGCTCAGTTCAATTTCGATCTCATTCAAAAGGAGCTGCCCTATATCACTCCTGCCTGCGGCAATGAAAAGTAATGTTTTCCCGTTTGAAACGGTTGTGCCGGAGGTATCAAACTCCATAACGCTTGTATTGGTAGAAACATCCGTAAAGGCCGGAGTTCCTCCCAAAATGGCGTTCTTCACTAAACGTATGGTTGTTGATTGGGTACTATCTACACTGAACGAAATATAATCTAGGAGTACTTGTACGCGATTTGTCTTTGACTGATATGAGGGCTTATTTTGTATCG from Paenibacillus sp. FSL R10-2782 includes the following:
- a CDS encoding WYL domain-containing protein — translated: MARESFDKEIQFLRMLTLTSGAYNRQQFADRLGISVHTFDKTIRRLKEIVQSVQQQLPAEQGHDFNEMLRLNYYESADPLLLFLFRAKSLKETESVRLALLLTALQSQPLTTMELLDACCEGLPAYSALPDEKTIRSDLKYLVEVGVVRKEPGGRPYRYAVRNDLVTELTDEELLDLYDFVDVMANTQLPSVQGYLLRDHLKKAMRRQAGAQEIAEPFLYKYHYYSRILDEAHVHPLLHAIRQRRCVTFLYFSAAKQSIYGSQNTNPLFEKETEGREHTILPLQVIYDHQYGRWYVLGHAGGKGIMKFRMEGMTQLAEGEPVSEKRFADLLAVLEERTRYSWLVDTGRAVKVRVRFFNPEGAKRNFIRERVLLQGQWGTITEEESESFIYEITVNGITEIKPWLRSFGSSCEVLEPKRLRQEFKQEWKELQAYYEPIRENI